The following proteins come from a genomic window of Winogradskyella sp. PC-19:
- a CDS encoding YceI family protein, with product MKNLKTLTVAILALSFFSFTTMIDKKVNTEQSTVKWVGKKVTGQHEGTIKLESGSLQFDGKTLTGGNFVIDMTTITVTDLEGKGKTNLEGHLKSDDFFGVEKHGKANFTITKVNKIDVKNHEVSGDLTIKNITKPINFTMVVDVNSATAKVIVDRSKFDVRYGSPSFFNDLKDKAIYDDFELSVILSF from the coding sequence ATGAAAAATTTAAAAACACTAACAGTAGCAATTTTAGCACTATCATTTTTCTCATTCACCACAATGATTGATAAAAAAGTTAACACTGAGCAAAGTACCGTAAAATGGGTAGGTAAAAAAGTAACTGGACAACATGAAGGAACTATAAAATTAGAAAGTGGTTCACTTCAGTTTGATGGAAAAACACTTACTGGTGGGAACTTTGTTATTGATATGACTACCATTACTGTTACAGATTTGGAAGGAAAAGGAAAAACTAACTTAGAGGGACATCTTAAGTCTGATGATTTCTTTGGTGTTGAAAAACATGGCAAAGCAAATTTCACCATTACTAAGGTGAATAAGATAGATGTTAAAAACCATGAAGTTTCTGGAGATTTAACAATAAAGAACATTACTAAACCTATAAACTTTACAATGGTAGTAGATGTTAACTCTGCAACTGCAAAAGTAATTGTAGACAGATCTAAATTTGATGTAAGATATGGTTCTCCTAGCTTCTTTAATGATTTGAAAGACAAAGCTATTTATGATGATTTTGAATTATCAGTAATATTATCTTTCTAG
- a CDS encoding MarR family winged helix-turn-helix transcriptional regulator produces the protein MKELENILKSTAKISDAKTTVISVFHINSIIKDALLLQLKPYDLSIEQYNVLRILRGQKGNPINLQDIQERMINKMSNTTRLVDKLLKKDFVKRITCKKNRRKVEISITKTGLEILKELDPKIDGTESKITSPLNPKELKQLNNLLLKLNN, from the coding sequence ATGAAAGAGTTAGAAAATATATTAAAATCAACTGCAAAAATATCGGATGCCAAGACCACGGTTATTAGTGTATTTCATATTAACAGTATTATTAAGGACGCTTTGCTTTTGCAATTAAAGCCTTATGATTTATCAATAGAGCAGTATAACGTATTACGAATTTTAAGAGGTCAAAAGGGAAACCCAATTAATCTACAAGACATTCAAGAACGAATGATTAATAAAATGAGTAACACTACAAGACTTGTAGATAAGCTTCTTAAAAAAGATTTTGTAAAGCGTATTACTTGTAAAAAAAATAGACGAAAAGTAGAAATCTCAATTACTAAAACTGGTCTAGAAATCTTAAAAGAACTAGACCCAAAGATAGATGGTACAGAAAGTAAAATTACGTCACCTCTAAATCCAAAAGAATTAAAACAATTAAATAACCTTTTATTAAAACTCAATAATTAA
- a CDS encoding TlpA family protein disulfide reductase: MKKLLCILFVFVIACDSPKELEVYDHDGLEPLINVTDDKIHVVNFWATWCAPCVKELPYFEKLNEEYKDKDVELLLVSLDFPRQYETKLKPFLKEKQLKSRVVCLDDVNQNRWIPAIDTTWSGALPATIIYKGNKRQFYEKSFTYEELEKEVQQLLK; this comes from the coding sequence ATGAAAAAGCTTTTATGCATACTATTTGTCTTTGTAATAGCCTGTGATAGTCCAAAGGAATTAGAGGTATACGACCATGATGGATTAGAACCTTTGATTAATGTAACTGATGACAAAATTCATGTTGTTAATTTTTGGGCAACTTGGTGTGCACCTTGTGTAAAAGAATTACCTTACTTTGAAAAGCTTAACGAAGAGTATAAGGATAAGGATGTTGAATTACTATTGGTTAGTCTAGATTTTCCAAGACAATACGAAACGAAGTTAAAACCATTTTTAAAAGAAAAACAACTAAAGTCTAGAGTGGTTTGTTTAGACGATGTGAACCAAAACAGATGGATACCAGCCATCGATACAACATGGTCTGGTGCTTTGCCAGCAACAATCATATATAAAGGTAACAAGCGACAATTTTATGAAAAGTCTTTTACCTATGAAGAATTAGAAAAAGAAGTACAACAATTATTAAAATAG
- a CDS encoding thioredoxin family protein translates to MNFSNHELKKANKNSVSNTLRILAVLVCFVSLTAFTIKTDDGGYKVGDIATDFSLKNIDGNMVSLSDYNNAKGFVVIFTCNTCPYAVAYEDRIVDLDKKYASKGYPVIAIMPNDTDVKPGDNMQAMKARAKAKDFTFPYLMDEGQKIYPQYGATKTPHVYILEKTTDGNIVKYIGAIDDNYQDAAAVKTKYAENAIDALLAGKEVEQKTTRAIGCSIKTK, encoded by the coding sequence ATGAATTTTTCAAATCACGAACTCAAAAAAGCTAATAAAAATAGCGTGAGTAATACACTAAGAATATTAGCAGTATTAGTCTGCTTTGTTAGCTTAACAGCATTCACAATCAAAACAGATGATGGTGGTTATAAAGTTGGAGATATTGCAACAGACTTTTCTTTAAAAAATATAGATGGTAATATGGTATCGCTTTCAGATTACAATAACGCAAAAGGGTTTGTAGTCATTTTTACTTGTAATACATGTCCATATGCTGTTGCCTATGAAGATAGAATCGTTGATTTAGATAAAAAATATGCTTCAAAAGGGTATCCAGTAATTGCTATAATGCCAAATGATACTGATGTTAAACCTGGTGATAACATGCAAGCTATGAAAGCTAGAGCTAAAGCAAAAGATTTTACCTTTCCTTACTTGATGGATGAAGGACAGAAAATATATCCACAATATGGTGCTACAAAAACACCTCATGTGTATATCCTAGAAAAAACTACTGATGGTAATATTGTAAAATACATTGGAGCTATTGATGATAATTATCAAGATGCTGCTGCAGTTAAAACAAAATATGCCGAGAATGCAATTGATGCACTTTTAGCAGGTAAAGAAGTAGAGCAAAAAACAACTAGAGCCATAGGTTGTTCTATCAAAACAAAATAG
- a CDS encoding rhodanese-like domain-containing protein, with protein sequence MADLQQKDWTKLLSEDNNSVVLDVRTLDEVEELGIIPNALHIDIFKGQGFIDEIQKLDISKKYFVYCKAGGRSAQACAIMNQLGFDNTYNLLGGFTEWEGEVNQI encoded by the coding sequence ATGGCTGATTTGCAACAGAAAGATTGGACAAAACTACTGTCAGAAGACAATAATTCGGTGGTTTTGGATGTTAGAACATTAGATGAAGTTGAAGAATTAGGAATAATTCCTAATGCGTTGCATATTGATATATTTAAAGGTCAGGGTTTTATTGATGAGATTCAAAAGTTGGATATATCAAAAAAATACTTTGTTTACTGTAAAGCTGGTGGCAGAAGTGCGCAAGCATGTGCAATTATGAATCAGTTAGGTTTCGACAATACGTATAACCTTCTTGGCGGTTTTACCGAATGGGAAGGCGAAGTCAATCAAATATAA
- a CDS encoding rhodanese-like domain-containing protein, giving the protein MKKLISITLLCLLMLISIGCVDKKADSSDVKLVTADEMKQIIELEDVQVVDVRTASEFEAVRIKSAQNIDFNSPTFEEDIKKLDKSKPVVLYCKGGARSAKCAKKLKDEGFEKIYDLEGGLSKWEHSKILNIEKKS; this is encoded by the coding sequence ATGAAAAAATTAATATCCATCACACTATTATGCCTTTTAATGCTTATTAGTATAGGCTGTGTGGACAAAAAAGCAGACTCTAGCGATGTCAAATTAGTAACGGCAGACGAGATGAAACAAATAATTGAACTAGAAGATGTCCAAGTAGTTGATGTCAGAACAGCCTCAGAATTTGAAGCCGTACGCATCAAATCTGCACAAAATATTGACTTTAACTCACCAACGTTTGAAGAAGATATAAAAAAGCTTGACAAATCTAAGCCAGTCGTATTGTATTGTAAAGGTGGAGCCAGAAGTGCTAAATGTGCAAAAAAACTAAAGGATGAAGGTTTCGAAAAAATCTATGACTTAGAAGGTGGCTTGTCCAAATGGGAACATTCAAAAATTCTCAACATCGAGAAAAAATCATAA
- a CDS encoding protein-disulfide reductase DsbD family protein → MAILKRFFFALLTIVVTTITFGQNYNPASWEHTVEKISETDYKVILTVTLEEGYSIYSQYAIEEDGFAPQTYFEFKNQKGNYTLVGNTTEPDTKPKFDKLFGENVKKFNDQAIFTQQISLINPYFNKVVISAEYQTCNDERCILGDDTFKFNLDGTPVEEDLIDIDERSQKLSEELKLNVTGWDKYKKQDIEEKSNLSIFILGFLGGLIALLTPCVFPMIPLTVSFFTKSSGDSKKGLFNSVLYGFFIFLIYFLLSLPFHVLDSLDSGILNNISTNSTLNVIFFAIFLVFAFSFFGYFELTLPQSWSAKMDDKANKIGGVIGVFFMALTLAIVSFSCTGPILGGLLGSSLASDASATQLTMGMSGFGLALALPFTLFAMFPKWLNSLPKSGGWLNTVKVVLGFIELALALKFLSNADLVEHWGLLKREIFIGLWIIIGIGLILYLFGKIKFPHDGPLQKIGKGRMTTGILVVAFVIYLIPGLTNTKYANLKLLSGFPPPMFYSIYEKASECPLDLNCSKDWEEGLAKAKAENKPILLDFTGWACVNCRKMEEQVWSTSEVYDILSEKYVVISLYVDDKKELPKDEQFDYLRINGTVKNIETIGDKWGTLQTINFQNNSQPYYVLLNHDLELLNTTNAYEPNSDAYYEWLKIGLDNFEKKKSVSNFRFGN, encoded by the coding sequence ATGGCAATTTTAAAGCGTTTCTTTTTTGCATTACTTACCATAGTAGTAACAACAATTACTTTTGGACAAAATTATAACCCAGCGAGTTGGGAGCATACAGTTGAAAAAATTTCTGAGACCGATTACAAGGTTATTCTTACAGTGACTTTAGAAGAAGGTTATAGTATTTATTCGCAGTATGCAATTGAAGAAGATGGGTTTGCGCCTCAAACTTATTTTGAGTTTAAAAACCAAAAAGGGAATTATACTTTAGTTGGTAATACTACCGAGCCGGACACTAAGCCCAAATTTGATAAGTTGTTTGGCGAAAATGTTAAGAAGTTTAATGACCAAGCCATCTTTACACAACAAATATCTTTAATTAACCCATATTTTAATAAAGTTGTAATTAGCGCAGAGTATCAGACCTGTAATGATGAGAGATGCATTTTAGGAGATGACACTTTTAAATTTAATTTAGACGGAACTCCAGTTGAGGAAGATCTTATTGATATTGACGAACGTAGTCAAAAACTCTCTGAAGAATTAAAGTTAAACGTCACTGGTTGGGACAAATACAAAAAACAAGATATTGAAGAAAAAAGTAACCTTTCCATATTTATTTTAGGGTTTTTAGGTGGTCTTATTGCCTTACTGACACCTTGTGTGTTTCCTATGATTCCTTTGACAGTTTCGTTTTTTACAAAGAGTTCTGGCGATTCTAAGAAAGGATTGTTCAATTCTGTTTTGTATGGATTCTTTATTTTTTTAATATACTTTTTATTGAGTTTACCGTTCCATGTTTTAGATTCTTTAGACTCTGGCATATTGAATAATATTTCAACAAACTCAACACTAAATGTCATATTCTTCGCTATATTTTTAGTGTTTGCATTTTCGTTTTTCGGTTATTTTGAATTGACATTACCACAATCGTGGAGTGCGAAAATGGATGATAAAGCCAATAAGATAGGTGGAGTTATTGGTGTCTTTTTTATGGCGTTAACATTAGCAATTGTGTCATTTTCCTGTACTGGACCAATTCTAGGTGGTTTATTAGGAAGTAGCTTAGCGTCTGATGCTAGTGCCACACAACTCACAATGGGAATGAGCGGTTTTGGTTTGGCATTGGCTTTGCCTTTTACATTGTTTGCCATGTTTCCAAAATGGTTAAATTCATTACCAAAATCTGGTGGTTGGTTAAATACAGTAAAAGTGGTTTTAGGGTTTATAGAGTTGGCCTTAGCACTTAAATTCTTGTCTAATGCAGATTTAGTAGAGCATTGGGGATTATTAAAACGTGAAATTTTTATTGGTCTTTGGATTATTATCGGTATTGGCTTGATATTATACTTGTTCGGTAAAATTAAATTCCCACATGATGGACCACTACAAAAAATTGGAAAAGGTAGAATGACCACTGGTATTTTAGTTGTGGCATTCGTCATCTATTTAATTCCGGGATTGACCAATACAAAATATGCCAATTTGAAGTTATTAAGTGGTTTTCCACCACCAATGTTTTATAGTATTTATGAGAAAGCTTCTGAGTGTCCATTAGATTTAAATTGTAGTAAAGATTGGGAAGAAGGCTTGGCCAAGGCAAAAGCAGAAAACAAACCTATCTTATTAGATTTTACAGGTTGGGCATGTGTTAATTGCCGTAAGATGGAAGAGCAGGTGTGGAGCACATCAGAAGTTTACGATATTTTAAGCGAAAAATACGTAGTTATCTCATTGTATGTAGATGACAAAAAGGAGTTGCCAAAAGACGAGCAGTTCGATTATTTAAGAATAAACGGAACTGTAAAAAACATAGAAACGATTGGTGATAAATGGGGGACGTTACAGACCATAAACTTCCAAAATAATTCGCAGCCCTATTATGTGCTTTTAAATCATGACTTAGAATTACTAAATACGACAAATGCGTATGAACCCAATTCGGATGCTTATTATGAGTGGCTTAAAATTGGGTTAGATAATTTTGAAAAGAAGAAGTCTGTGTCTAATTTTAGATTTGGAAACTAA
- a CDS encoding nitroreductase family protein, producing the protein MEKTVSEAIGYRRSTRVYKEDDIDTEKVRQCLVNASLAPTSSNLQLWEFYHVTNKTKLEALAQACFNQSAAKTAKQLVVVVARKDLWRKRAKANIDFLNKVYDRDDLSERDLKRKKMATNYYGKLIPTIYTDFLGILGYIKFVVFQVIGLFKPIYRQTRLSDMRIVAHKSAGLAAQNFMTSMAAIGYDTCPMEGSDTLRVKQILDLPRGAEINMVISCGIRDEKGIYGPRFRVPFESVYFEV; encoded by the coding sequence ATGGAAAAAACAGTATCAGAAGCAATTGGTTATAGACGTTCAACACGTGTTTATAAAGAAGATGACATAGATACCGAAAAAGTAAGACAATGTTTAGTTAACGCGTCATTAGCGCCAACTAGTAGTAATTTACAACTTTGGGAATTTTATCATGTAACTAATAAAACTAAACTTGAAGCTTTAGCCCAAGCATGCTTTAACCAAAGTGCAGCAAAAACCGCTAAACAATTAGTTGTTGTAGTAGCACGTAAAGATTTATGGCGCAAACGCGCTAAGGCAAACATAGATTTTTTGAATAAAGTTTATGACAGGGACGATTTATCTGAACGTGATTTGAAACGTAAAAAGATGGCAACCAATTATTACGGTAAACTTATACCAACCATCTATACAGACTTTCTAGGAATCTTAGGGTATATAAAGTTTGTTGTGTTCCAAGTTATTGGATTATTTAAACCTATTTATAGGCAAACACGCTTAAGTGATATGCGTATTGTGGCTCATAAAAGTGCTGGGTTAGCCGCACAAAATTTTATGACAAGCATGGCTGCAATTGGTTATGATACTTGTCCTATGGAAGGCAGTGACACACTGCGAGTAAAGCAAATCTTAGACTTACCTCGTGGTGCAGAAATAAATATGGTTATAAGTTGCGGTATACGCGATGAAAAAGGTATTTATGGCCCTCGGTTTAGAGTACCTTTTGAGAGCGTTTATTTTGAAGTTTAG
- a CDS encoding protein adenylyltransferase SelO, with amino-acid sequence MNLKIKSNFTEELPGDSIKTNTRRQVNEACFSYVTPKKTTNPKLIHVATDFSKDLGFTNEDLKSKDFINIVTGNKVLEKTNPYAMCYGGHQFGRWAGQLGDGRAINLFDVNHNNKQWTIQLKGAGETPYSRSGDGLAVLRSSIREYLCSEAMHHLGVPTTRALSLALSGDQVMRDMLYDGNQAYEKGAIVSRVSPSFLRFGNFEIFSARGDHKNLKSLVHYTIKHHFSHLGKPSKDTYILFFDQVMQRTLDMIIHWQRVGFVHGVMNTDNMSILGLTIDYGPYGWLEGFDFGWTPNTTDAQNKRYRFANQPNIGLWNLYQLANALYPLIEDAEPLEKILENYKNGFETKSLAMMKSKLGLFEDDAKDQQFIQALEDILQLTETDMTIFFRLLSNFNKDNSIKGLEVVNDAFYKSHDVADTIAQQWGDWFDRYSFRLEKEKFSDLERKTKMDLINPKYVLRNYMAQLAIDDANNGNYDLIDALFQLLKNPYAEQPKNIKWFAKRPEWARHKVGCSMLSCSS; translated from the coding sequence ATGAATCTAAAAATTAAAAGCAATTTTACTGAAGAACTGCCTGGTGACTCAATTAAAACAAACACAAGACGCCAAGTAAATGAGGCATGTTTTAGTTATGTCACACCCAAGAAAACTACTAATCCAAAGTTGATACATGTTGCCACAGATTTTTCTAAAGATTTAGGTTTTACAAATGAAGATTTAAAATCGAAAGATTTTATAAATATTGTTACAGGTAACAAGGTTTTAGAAAAGACAAATCCTTATGCCATGTGCTATGGTGGTCATCAGTTTGGACGTTGGGCTGGACAATTAGGTGATGGGCGAGCTATAAATCTTTTTGATGTTAACCATAATAACAAGCAATGGACGATTCAGTTAAAAGGTGCTGGAGAAACACCATATTCTCGTAGTGGAGATGGTTTGGCGGTATTACGATCTTCTATCAGAGAATATTTATGTAGTGAAGCCATGCACCATTTAGGTGTGCCAACAACAAGAGCGTTATCATTAGCATTATCTGGTGATCAAGTGATGCGAGATATGCTTTATGATGGTAATCAGGCATACGAGAAAGGTGCTATTGTATCTAGAGTTTCACCATCATTTCTTCGTTTTGGAAATTTTGAAATCTTTTCTGCTCGTGGAGACCATAAAAATCTAAAATCTCTTGTTCATTATACAATCAAACATCATTTTTCGCATTTAGGTAAACCTTCAAAAGATACCTATATTTTGTTTTTTGATCAAGTCATGCAGCGGACTTTAGATATGATAATCCATTGGCAACGCGTTGGTTTTGTTCATGGAGTTATGAATACTGACAACATGAGTATCTTAGGATTAACGATAGATTACGGCCCATACGGTTGGTTAGAAGGATTTGACTTTGGTTGGACACCTAACACGACTGATGCTCAAAACAAACGCTATCGTTTTGCCAATCAACCCAATATTGGATTATGGAACTTATACCAACTTGCTAACGCATTATATCCTTTAATTGAGGACGCAGAACCTCTGGAAAAAATATTAGAGAATTACAAAAATGGATTTGAAACCAAGTCGCTGGCAATGATGAAATCTAAACTAGGTTTATTTGAGGATGATGCCAAGGACCAACAATTTATTCAAGCTTTAGAAGATATTCTTCAGCTGACGGAAACAGATATGACTATCTTTTTTAGATTGTTAAGTAACTTCAATAAAGATAATAGTATAAAAGGTTTAGAAGTTGTAAATGATGCCTTTTATAAGTCACATGACGTTGCTGATACCATTGCGCAACAATGGGGTGATTGGTTTGATCGCTACAGTTTTAGATTAGAAAAAGAAAAATTTTCAGATTTAGAACGAAAAACTAAAATGGATTTGATAAACCCAAAATATGTACTTAGAAATTATATGGCCCAACTCGCCATTGACGACGCCAACAATGGAAACTACGATTTAATCGATGCGTTATTTCAACTCTTAAAAAATCCGTATGCAGAGCAGCCAAAAAACATAAAATGGTTTGCAAAACGTCCAGAATGGGCAAGACATAAAGTGGGTTGTTCTATGTTATCTTGTAGTTCTTAA
- a CDS encoding glutaredoxin family protein: protein METKIKIYGTERCHKTQYYKSFFESRKLNFSFYDVEENETHAEELRNLYTNRKLNFPSITIGEKKLRNPSEKDLNKWLSKLL, encoded by the coding sequence ATGGAAACTAAAATTAAAATTTATGGCACCGAAAGGTGCCATAAAACCCAATACTACAAATCTTTTTTTGAAAGTCGTAAACTTAATTTTTCTTTTTACGATGTCGAAGAAAATGAAACTCATGCCGAAGAATTACGTAACTTGTACACTAATCGAAAACTTAATTTTCCATCAATAACTATTGGAGAAAAAAAACTAAGAAATCCATCCGAGAAAGATTTGAACAAGTGGCTTAGTAAATTATTATGA
- the msrA gene encoding peptide-methionine (S)-S-oxide reductase MsrA encodes MTTKNLQIATIGGGCFWCTEAVFQEIKGVENVVSGYSGGKAPGRPTYREVCSGLTGDAEVVQVTFDANVISYEDILVIFMTTHDPTTLNRQGADRGTQYRSVIFYHNYKQKEIAETVIDELSKYYENPIVTELSEAVTFYEAEKEHQDFYKNNPEYGYCGFVIDPKLAKLRKLHSDKLK; translated from the coding sequence ATGACAACTAAAAATTTACAAATCGCTACTATTGGCGGCGGTTGCTTTTGGTGTACAGAAGCAGTATTTCAAGAAATAAAAGGTGTAGAAAACGTAGTATCCGGTTATAGTGGCGGTAAAGCTCCGGGTAGACCAACATACAGAGAAGTCTGTTCTGGATTAACTGGTGACGCCGAAGTTGTGCAAGTCACTTTTGACGCTAATGTGATTAGTTACGAAGATATCCTTGTCATTTTTATGACAACTCATGACCCTACGACATTAAATCGTCAAGGAGCAGACAGAGGAACACAATATCGTTCTGTAATTTTTTATCATAATTACAAGCAAAAAGAAATCGCAGAGACAGTAATTGATGAATTGTCTAAGTATTACGAAAACCCTATTGTAACAGAGTTATCTGAAGCAGTTACGTTTTACGAAGCAGAAAAAGAACATCAAGACTTTTATAAAAACAATCCAGAATATGGATATTGTGGTTTTGTGATTGACCCAAAATTGGCAAAACTCCGTAAATTACATTCGGATAAACTTAAATAG
- the msrB gene encoding peptide-methionine (R)-S-oxide reductase MsrB: protein MLTWKDVINFSVNGNPTPDKRVEKSEAEWMAQLTPEQFRITRQKGTERPHSGALCSIYDEGQYNCVCCDTPLFDSTIKFNSSSGWPSFTQPIKENAIKYEKDSSFGMVRVEVMCNTCDGHLGHIFPDGPEPSGLRYCINSESMTLNKETA from the coding sequence ATGCTAACTTGGAAAGATGTAATTAACTTTTCCGTAAACGGAAATCCAACGCCAGACAAGCGTGTTGAAAAATCTGAAGCCGAATGGATGGCGCAATTAACTCCAGAACAATTCAGAATTACTAGACAAAAAGGAACAGAACGCCCACATAGTGGAGCTCTTTGTAGCATTTATGACGAAGGGCAATACAATTGTGTGTGTTGTGACACACCCTTATTTGATTCTACAATAAAATTTAATTCAAGTTCTGGTTGGCCAAGTTTTACGCAGCCTATCAAAGAGAATGCTATTAAGTACGAAAAAGATTCATCTTTTGGTATGGTGCGCGTAGAGGTTATGTGTAATACCTGTGATGGACATTTAGGACACATATTTCCTGATGGTCCAGAACCAAGTGGATTACGCTATTGTATTAATTCAGAATCTATGACCTTAAATAAGGAGACTGCCTAA
- a CDS encoding NAD(P)-dependent oxidoreductase, translated as MKFAIIKERKNPPDRRVVFSPEKLAEARTQFPSAEFVVESSDIRIFPDEAYRALGFKVTDDVSDADVMIGVKEVPVENLIPNKKYFYFSHTIKKQPYNRKLLKAMLDRHIEMYDHETIVKENNARLIGFGRYAGLVGAYNGFRALGLRDGLFSLPKVETLADLNAVKAQLDKISVPNIKILLTGTGKVAYGAKEILDHLSVKQVSDALYLTSQFTEPVYCMADVMEYAKRKDGKVGEKYAFYKDPSEYESNFMAYAKETEYFIAGHFYGNNAPYLFTRDDAKHPEFRINLVADISCDIDGPVASTIRPSTIAEPFYGYNPETEAETTFNNSNAITVMAVDNLPCELPKDASEGFGEAFLEHVIPAFFDEDQNRVLERALITTSKGELTKRFSYLQDYVEGRE; from the coding sequence ATGAAATTCGCCATTATAAAAGAACGCAAAAATCCGCCAGATAGACGAGTGGTATTTTCACCTGAAAAATTGGCCGAAGCAAGAACACAATTTCCTAGTGCAGAATTTGTAGTAGAATCCTCAGATATCCGCATTTTCCCTGATGAAGCGTATAGAGCTTTAGGTTTTAAGGTTACTGACGATGTTTCGGATGCTGATGTTATGATTGGTGTTAAGGAAGTTCCTGTTGAAAATTTAATTCCGAATAAAAAATACTTTTACTTTTCTCATACCATAAAGAAACAACCTTACAATAGGAAGTTACTTAAAGCAATGCTAGACAGACATATTGAAATGTATGATCATGAGACTATTGTCAAAGAAAATAATGCTAGACTTATAGGCTTTGGCCGCTATGCGGGATTAGTAGGTGCCTATAATGGATTTAGAGCTTTGGGACTCAGAGACGGTTTGTTTAGCCTCCCAAAAGTAGAAACACTTGCTGACCTGAATGCAGTAAAGGCACAACTTGATAAAATCTCAGTACCTAATATAAAAATACTCTTAACAGGTACAGGCAAAGTGGCGTATGGTGCAAAAGAAATTTTGGATCATCTTAGCGTAAAACAAGTTAGTGACGCATTGTATTTGACGTCACAGTTTACTGAACCTGTTTATTGTATGGCAGATGTTATGGAATATGCCAAGCGTAAAGATGGTAAGGTAGGAGAGAAGTACGCTTTTTACAAGGATCCAAGTGAATATGAGAGTAATTTTATGGCTTACGCTAAAGAAACCGAATATTTTATTGCTGGGCATTTTTATGGGAATAATGCACCGTATTTGTTTACTAGAGATGACGCAAAACACCCAGAGTTTAGAATTAATTTGGTAGCAGATATCTCTTGTGATATCGATGGTCCAGTGGCAAGTACAATTAGACCATCTACTATTGCAGAGCCTTTTTATGGTTATAATCCAGAAACCGAGGCCGAAACTACTTTTAATAATAGCAATGCAATAACTGTAATGGCAGTAGATAATTTACCTTGTGAATTACCAAAGGACGCTAGCGAAGGTTTTGGTGAAGCATTTTTAGAGCATGTGATTCCTGCATTTTTTGATGAGGACCAGAATCGTGTATTAGAACGTGCGTTGATAACAACAAGCAAAGGAGAACTTACCAAACGTTTTTCTTATTTACAGGATTATGTAGAAGGTAGGGAATAG
- a CDS encoding DUF1361 domain-containing protein, with amino-acid sequence MKTLKTLIIHKFENLYMLFSALVMSFVLLMIRIKLNKSFFYLFLVWNVFLAIIPYAITMYLSRIKLTKIKLSFGFCIWLLFLPNAPYIITDLLHLKVSTTHMLWLDILVISSFAITGMLLFFLSLNEMTTLLKQYLNKSYGSIIMTTVIFLCGFGVYLGRFLRYNSWEILSNPNKLILDVMKMLFHPFEHSEVWLFTFGFGGFLFIVYSMFKKIYSLPST; translated from the coding sequence ATGAAAACATTAAAAACACTTATAATTCACAAATTTGAAAACTTATACATGCTCTTCTCCGCATTGGTAATGAGTTTTGTTCTACTTATGATTAGAATAAAACTGAATAAATCATTCTTTTACTTATTTCTAGTTTGGAATGTTTTTTTAGCTATTATTCCTTATGCCATAACAATGTATTTAAGCCGGATAAAACTGACTAAAATAAAACTAAGTTTTGGTTTTTGTATTTGGCTACTCTTTTTACCAAATGCACCTTATATCATTACAGACTTATTGCACCTTAAAGTGAGCACAACTCATATGCTCTGGTTAGATATATTGGTAATTTCGTCCTTTGCTATTACTGGAATGTTACTTTTCTTTTTATCCCTAAACGAAATGACGACTTTATTAAAACAGTACCTCAATAAGTCTTATGGAAGTATAATTATGACGACAGTAATATTCTTATGCGGATTTGGTGTATATCTAGGGCGATTTCTTAGATACAATTCTTGGGAAATACTTAGCAATCCTAATAAGTTAATATTAGATGTAATGAAAATGCTTTTTCATCCTTTTGAACATTCCGAAGTTTGGTTATTTACTTTTGGATTCGGAGGATTTTTATTTATAGTTTACTCAATGTTTAAGAAAATCTATTCCCTACCTTCTACATAA